The following are encoded together in the Nocardioides thalensis genome:
- a CDS encoding FtsX-like permease family protein: MSRLRSRVGLVDQARVGGVALRSRKVRSVLSALGIAIGVATVVSVLGISRSSQADLLDQLDALGTNLLQAESGEGFGLGDDTTLPDTAAAGVRNIAPVESVAMVTDLSESALRSALADPDETNGISLKAAEPTTLDALAGTMAQGRFLDDAIGAYPTAVLGAVAAERLGITEVDGSTSVWIDGRSWLVVGIMDELPLAPDLDRSVLVGYGAAEACVEDDLAPTRLYVRTDPDVVEDVASVLSAQANPEAPENVDVSRPSDALEAKAAAEDAFTSLFLGLGAVALIVGAVGTANVMVMSVLERRGEIGLRRALGATRGHVRVQFLVEAVLLSIGGGVLGVLGGAGVTWGYTDWNGLTFSLPPEAVGYGLLAAVAIGVLAGVYPAARAARMSPTEALRAG; the protein is encoded by the coding sequence GTGAGCCGGCTGCGGTCGCGGGTCGGCCTCGTCGACCAGGCGCGGGTCGGCGGCGTCGCGCTCCGGTCGCGGAAGGTGCGCAGCGTGCTGTCCGCGCTCGGCATCGCGATCGGTGTCGCGACCGTGGTGAGCGTGCTCGGCATCTCGCGGTCGTCGCAGGCCGACCTGCTCGACCAGCTCGACGCGCTCGGCACCAACCTGCTCCAGGCGGAGTCCGGCGAGGGCTTCGGGCTCGGCGACGACACCACGCTCCCCGACACGGCCGCGGCCGGCGTACGCAACATCGCGCCGGTGGAGTCGGTCGCCATGGTCACCGACCTGTCCGAGTCGGCACTGCGCAGCGCGCTCGCCGACCCCGACGAGACCAACGGGATCTCGCTCAAGGCGGCCGAGCCGACCACGCTCGACGCGCTGGCCGGGACCATGGCGCAGGGCAGGTTCCTCGACGACGCGATCGGCGCCTACCCGACCGCCGTCCTCGGCGCGGTCGCCGCCGAGCGGCTCGGCATCACCGAGGTCGACGGCAGCACGTCGGTGTGGATCGATGGCCGGTCGTGGCTCGTGGTCGGGATCATGGACGAGCTCCCGCTCGCGCCCGACCTCGACCGCTCGGTCCTCGTGGGGTACGGCGCCGCCGAGGCCTGCGTCGAGGACGACCTCGCGCCGACGCGGCTCTACGTCCGGACCGATCCCGACGTGGTGGAGGACGTCGCGTCGGTGCTCTCGGCGCAGGCCAACCCCGAGGCGCCCGAGAACGTCGACGTGTCCCGCCCCTCCGACGCGCTGGAGGCCAAGGCCGCCGCCGAGGACGCGTTCACCTCGCTCTTCCTCGGACTCGGCGCGGTCGCTCTGATCGTGGGCGCGGTGGGCACCGCCAACGTGATGGTGATGTCCGTCCTCGAGCGACGCGGCGAGATCGGGCTGCGTCGCGCGCTCGGCGCGACCCGTGGCCACGTGCGCGTGCAGTTCCTCGTCGAGGCCGTACTGCTGTCGATCGGCGGTGGCGTCCTCGGCGTGCTCGGCGGTGCCGGCGTCACCTGGGGCTACACCGACTGGAACGGCCTGACGTTCTCGCTGCCGCCCGAGGCCGTCGGCTACGGCCTGCTCGCGGCGGTCGCGATCGGGGTGCTCGCGGGCGTCTATCCCGCGGCCCGGGCCGCCCGGATGTCGCCCACCGAGGCGCTGCGCGCCGGGTGA
- a CDS encoding SigE family RNA polymerase sigma factor produces the protein MTDGESAEEAFRRWAGDRQLALLRTAVLLTGDHHRAEDLVQEALAKVALRWRRLADGSPEAYARQIIVRDNISWWRKRRNEVVADIPRGPDVPDIATAADRRMLLDRALAALTPRQRAVVVLRYYDDLSERDTAEVLGVTVGTVKSQTHLALRRLREAAPELADLLREEY, from the coding sequence GTGACCGATGGTGAGAGCGCCGAGGAGGCGTTCCGGCGCTGGGCGGGCGACCGGCAGCTCGCGCTGCTGCGCACGGCCGTGCTGCTCACCGGCGACCACCACCGCGCCGAGGACCTGGTGCAGGAGGCGCTCGCGAAGGTCGCGCTGCGGTGGCGGCGGCTGGCCGACGGTAGCCCCGAGGCCTACGCGCGGCAGATCATCGTCCGCGACAACATCTCGTGGTGGCGCAAGCGCCGCAACGAGGTGGTCGCCGACATCCCGCGCGGACCCGACGTACCCGACATCGCCACGGCCGCCGACCGCCGGATGCTGCTCGACCGCGCCCTCGCCGCGCTGACGCCGCGGCAGCGCGCCGTGGTCGTGTTGCGCTACTACGACGACCTGTCCGAGCGCGACACCGCCGAGGTGCTCGGCGTCACCGTCGGCACCGTCAAGAGCCAGACCCACCTCGCCCTGCGCCGCCTCCGCGAGGCCGCGCCGGAGCTCGCCGACCTGCTGCGGGAGGAGTACTGA
- a CDS encoding LuxR C-terminal-related transcriptional regulator, whose amino-acid sequence MSLMPCPRNPPTHRPIPTVRTRHGILRSVPAPGPMPAPATPAPTTLPAPDPAGPAWAELLSRREQEVLRCVARGLSNAEIAAELFISIATVKSHVARLLGKLCARDRVQLVVMAFRSGFVECPAHKRRGA is encoded by the coding sequence ATGAGCCTGATGCCCTGCCCCCGGAACCCCCCGACCCACCGGCCGATCCCGACGGTGCGGACCCGCCACGGCATCCTCCGCTCCGTCCCGGCGCCCGGCCCGATGCCCGCCCCGGCCACGCCGGCGCCGACGACCCTCCCCGCTCCCGACCCCGCCGGCCCGGCCTGGGCCGAGCTGCTCTCGCGCCGTGAGCAGGAGGTCCTGCGGTGCGTGGCGCGCGGCCTGAGCAATGCCGAGATCGCCGCCGAGCTGTTCATCTCGATCGCCACCGTCAAGAGCCACGTCGCCCGCCTCCTCGGCAAGCTGTGCGCCCGCGACCGGGTGCAGCTGGTCGTGATGGCGTTCCGCTCGGGCTTCGTCGAGTGCCCCGCCCACAAACGCCGCGGCGCGTGA
- a CDS encoding metalloregulator ArsR/SmtB family transcription factor has protein sequence MTTYAVDPWVALGDPSRKRIFEYVAARPRSVAEIASELPISRPAVSQHLKVLRDARLVLVHAEGTRRIHRVDPDGLRRLRADLDAFWGQALDTFKQIAEEENDS, from the coding sequence GTGACGACTTACGCAGTGGACCCGTGGGTCGCGCTCGGCGACCCGAGCCGCAAGCGGATCTTCGAGTACGTCGCCGCGCGCCCCCGATCGGTCGCCGAGATCGCCAGCGAGCTGCCGATCAGCCGCCCCGCCGTCTCCCAGCACCTCAAGGTGCTGCGCGACGCCCGCCTCGTGCTGGTGCACGCCGAGGGCACGCGCCGCATCCACCGCGTCGACCCCGACGGGTTGCGCCGCCTCCGCGCGGACCTCGACGCGTTCTGGGGCCAGGCCCTCGACACCTTCAAGCAGATCGCCGAAGAGGAGAACGACTCATGA
- a CDS encoding SGNH/GDSL hydrolase family protein — protein MIRKRTMIGGAAVVGAISLTAGGTRELLRRQAAIARRRIGKPLGEDAIDASRTWKKSYGDRLDLVVLGDSIAAGLGAERPKDTLGGRLARGLAKELQRSVRLRTTAVVGSESSALAGQLDGLPAGYRPDLAVIVVGGNDVTHRVPVSTSVKHLEDAIVRLRELGAEVVVGTCPDLGALRPVPQPLRSLGSRMSRQLATAQAAAAVRNGAHAVSLARVVGPFFITNPDEMFSLDRFHPSALGYKRTAKALLPSLLTALGEHESVPFGHHAPQVVEPDPDVIEAETGEQIADPSA, from the coding sequence GTGATCCGCAAGCGCACGATGATCGGGGGCGCGGCCGTGGTGGGGGCGATCAGCCTGACGGCCGGCGGCACCCGTGAGCTGCTGCGACGGCAGGCGGCGATCGCGCGCCGGCGGATCGGGAAGCCGCTGGGTGAGGACGCGATCGACGCGTCCCGCACCTGGAAGAAGTCGTACGGCGACCGCCTCGACCTCGTCGTGCTCGGCGACTCGATCGCGGCCGGTCTCGGTGCCGAGCGGCCCAAGGACACGCTCGGCGGGCGGCTCGCCCGCGGGCTCGCGAAGGAGCTCCAGCGGTCGGTGCGGCTGCGCACGACCGCGGTCGTGGGCTCCGAGTCGTCGGCCCTCGCCGGCCAGCTGGACGGGCTCCCGGCGGGCTACCGGCCCGACCTGGCGGTCATCGTCGTCGGCGGCAACGACGTGACCCATCGGGTGCCGGTCTCGACGTCGGTCAAGCACCTCGAGGACGCGATCGTGCGGCTGCGCGAGCTCGGTGCCGAGGTCGTCGTCGGCACCTGCCCCGACCTCGGCGCGCTGCGCCCGGTCCCGCAGCCCCTGCGCTCGCTCGGCTCGCGGATGTCGCGCCAGCTCGCCACCGCGCAGGCTGCGGCCGCCGTACGGAACGGAGCGCATGCGGTGTCCCTCGCCCGCGTGGTCGGACCGTTCTTCATCACCAACCCCGACGAGATGTTCAGCCTCGACCGGTTCCACCCGAGCGCGCTCGGCTACAAGCGCACCGCCAAGGCGCTGCTGCCCTCGCTGCTGACCGCGCTCGGCGAGCACGAGAGCGTACCGTTCGGCCACCACGCGCCCCAGGTCGTGGAGCCCGATCCGGACGTGATCGAGGCCGAGACCGGCGAGCAGATCGCGGACCCCTCCGCGTGA
- a CDS encoding peptidoglycan-binding protein: protein MTVFSVPRVRRLLLGVVLLALAVAGGTAYLWQREGGASADDGAETTTGATATAERRDLVDAERVSGTLEYADSITVTANGEGTVTELPEEASVLRRGDVAYRVDDLPVVVLLGDLPMWRDLYEGVEDGKDVRQLERNLARLGYDPGTVNKEFTWYTESALLDLQEDLGVDEDGIASPADFVVVEDALRVGAHTATVGQQLVLGTTTELYSASALDRVVNVDLEPSDESLANVGAKATVTLPDGATIRATVSSVGEVETTTAADGTETSTIPVELAVEESKKVADLDVATVSVDLARDTKKDVVAVPVTALVALAEGGFAVELVEGSGDPVLTAVEPGLYADGYVEIIDGLAVGDTVVVPE from the coding sequence GTGACCGTGTTCTCGGTCCCGCGCGTACGCCGCCTGCTGCTCGGCGTGGTGCTGCTCGCGCTCGCGGTGGCCGGCGGCACGGCGTACCTCTGGCAGCGCGAGGGCGGCGCCTCGGCCGACGACGGCGCGGAGACCACGACGGGCGCGACCGCGACCGCCGAACGGCGCGACCTCGTCGACGCGGAGCGGGTGAGCGGCACGCTGGAGTACGCGGACTCGATCACGGTCACCGCCAACGGCGAGGGCACCGTGACCGAGCTGCCCGAGGAGGCGAGCGTGCTCCGCCGCGGCGACGTCGCCTACCGCGTCGACGACCTGCCCGTGGTCGTGCTGCTGGGCGACCTGCCGATGTGGCGCGACCTCTACGAGGGGGTCGAGGACGGCAAGGACGTGCGCCAGCTCGAGCGCAACCTCGCCCGCCTCGGCTACGACCCGGGCACCGTCAACAAGGAGTTCACCTGGTACACCGAGTCGGCGCTGCTCGACCTCCAGGAGGACCTCGGCGTCGACGAGGACGGGATCGCCAGCCCCGCCGACTTCGTGGTCGTCGAGGACGCCCTGCGGGTCGGCGCACACACCGCCACCGTCGGGCAGCAGCTGGTGCTCGGCACGACCACGGAGCTCTACAGCGCCTCGGCGCTGGACCGCGTGGTCAACGTCGACCTCGAGCCCTCGGACGAGTCGCTCGCCAACGTCGGCGCGAAGGCCACGGTCACGCTGCCGGACGGCGCGACCATCAGGGCGACGGTGTCGTCGGTCGGCGAGGTCGAGACCACCACGGCGGCGGACGGCACCGAGACGTCGACGATCCCGGTCGAGCTCGCCGTCGAGGAGTCGAAGAAGGTCGCCGACCTCGACGTCGCGACCGTGAGCGTCGACCTCGCGCGCGACACCAAGAAGGACGTCGTCGCCGTGCCGGTCACCGCCCTGGTCGCGCTCGCCGAGGGCGGCTTCGCCGTGGAGCTCGTCGAGGGGTCCGGCGACCCGGTGCTGACCGCGGTCGAGCCGGGCCTCTACGCCGACGGCTACGTCGAGATCATCGACGGCCTCGCCGTCGGCGACACGGTGGTGGTGCCGGAATGA
- a CDS encoding response regulator, giving the protein MNHEPRPAGARILVVDDEPDVRGSLAGGLSFEGYDVVTAADGGAALGAIADAVPDLVVLDVGMPHIGGLEVCRRIRSRALDVPILLLTARDGTDDRVLGLDAGADDYLVKPFALEELLARLRALLRRRRGPVDPVLRYGGVVLDPASREATRDGRPLELTRTEFDLLELFLQNPRRVLERRLILREVWGLDFDSGSNTLDVFVGYLRRKTEIDGGSRLLHNVRGVGYVLREPV; this is encoded by the coding sequence GTGAACCACGAGCCGCGTCCTGCGGGCGCCCGGATCCTCGTCGTCGACGACGAGCCCGACGTCCGCGGCAGCCTGGCCGGCGGCCTGTCCTTCGAGGGCTATGACGTGGTCACCGCCGCCGACGGCGGCGCGGCACTCGGCGCCATCGCCGACGCGGTCCCCGACCTCGTCGTGCTCGACGTCGGCATGCCGCACATCGGCGGGCTCGAGGTCTGCCGGCGGATCCGCTCGCGCGCGCTCGACGTACCGATCCTGCTGCTGACCGCCCGCGACGGCACCGACGACCGGGTGCTCGGGCTGGACGCCGGCGCCGACGACTACCTGGTGAAGCCGTTCGCGCTCGAGGAGCTCCTCGCCCGGCTCCGCGCCCTCCTCCGCCGCCGGAGGGGGCCAGTGGACCCGGTGCTGCGGTACGGCGGGGTGGTGCTCGACCCGGCGTCGCGCGAGGCGACGCGCGACGGGCGGCCGCTCGAGCTCACCCGCACCGAGTTCGACCTGCTCGAGCTGTTCCTCCAGAACCCGCGGCGGGTCCTCGAGCGCCGGCTGATCCTCCGCGAGGTGTGGGGCCTCGACTTCGACTCCGGCTCCAACACCCTGGACGTGTTCGTCGGCTACCTGCGGCGCAAGACCGAGATCGACGGTGGCAGCCGGCTGCTGCACAACGTGCGCGGCGTGGGCTACGTGCTGCGGGAGCCGGTGTGA
- a CDS encoding ABC transporter ATP-binding protein, with amino-acid sequence MSAPVLDVRDVRKSYGDLEVLHGVSLTVERGEQVAVVGPSGSGKSTLLHIIGTLDRPTSGTVVIDGRDTSGMSEAELAGLRSHRIGFVFQSFHLLDGVSATDNVAQGLLYRGVRRRERTQRAREALRRVGLGHRLEHDPRLMSGGERQRVAIARALLNRPAIVFADEPTGNLDSHSGAEVLGLLDELHAEGTTIVVITHEHEVAAAMQRRVEIRDGLINADTAVAPGAGGLR; translated from the coding sequence ATGAGCGCGCCCGTCCTCGACGTACGAGACGTGCGCAAGAGCTACGGCGACCTCGAGGTGCTGCACGGGGTCTCGCTGACGGTGGAGCGCGGCGAGCAGGTTGCCGTCGTCGGGCCGTCCGGCTCGGGGAAGTCGACGCTGCTGCACATCATCGGCACGCTCGACCGGCCGACCTCGGGCACGGTGGTCATCGACGGCCGCGACACGTCCGGGATGTCCGAGGCCGAGCTCGCCGGCCTGCGCTCGCACCGGATCGGCTTCGTGTTCCAGTCCTTCCACCTGCTCGACGGCGTGAGCGCGACGGACAACGTCGCGCAGGGCCTGCTCTACCGGGGGGTACGGCGCAGGGAGCGCACCCAGCGGGCCCGCGAGGCCCTGCGCCGGGTCGGCCTGGGTCACCGGCTCGAGCACGACCCGCGGCTGATGTCGGGAGGCGAGCGCCAGCGGGTGGCGATCGCGCGGGCGCTGCTCAACCGCCCGGCGATCGTGTTCGCCGACGAGCCCACCGGCAACCTCGACAGCCACTCCGGGGCCGAGGTGCTCGGGCTGCTCGACGAGCTCCACGCGGAGGGCACCACGATCGTCGTGATCACCCACGAGCACGAGGTGGCCGCCGCCATGCAGCGCCGGGTCGAGATCCGGGACGGCCTGATCAACGCGGACACGGCCGTCGCGCCCGGTGCCGGGGGGTTGCGGTGA
- a CDS encoding ATP-binding protein, translated as MKSLVRRLTIRSRLALLCAAVVALGIVAASVVAWVAARETLRAQIDASLGLPTMVRSVQLDGSAEPPGATRVELPADLAARLCQDVPLAAEEERLIANVQVILPGGEVCSPGRETPILQPTADELAVAVDGSGQVLRDAVDSNGDDVRVLTRPLEDGTAVQTVRSLQEVNTTLDRLAWILGLASGLGVLLAALTGWYVARTTLRPVERVADAAEHVAATDDLSVPLTYDAAAGGAPRDEVARLTTAFNAMTTRLAASRARQQQLVVDASHELRTPVTSLRTHVEWLMRADDRGRPLSPEERRRVGRAVLGQVEELTDLVAELGEIARGGAADAVVPVRLDEVALRAVDRAQRRDPARRLDIDVAPGSPVAGDPAALERAVVNLLDNALKFSDGPVGLSVRDQAVTVSDRGPGLPAEERAAAFERFWRSAGARELPGSGLGLAIVADVAERHGGAAFFRPRAGGGSEVGFTVGAPVGAPVAVPAR; from the coding sequence GTGAAGTCGCTGGTGCGGCGGCTGACGATCCGCTCCCGCCTGGCGCTCCTCTGCGCCGCTGTGGTCGCCCTCGGTATCGTCGCCGCGAGCGTGGTCGCGTGGGTCGCGGCCCGCGAGACGCTGCGCGCCCAGATCGACGCGTCGCTCGGGCTGCCGACGATGGTGCGCAGCGTGCAGCTCGACGGGTCGGCGGAGCCGCCCGGCGCCACCCGGGTCGAGCTGCCGGCCGACCTGGCCGCGCGGCTCTGCCAGGATGTCCCCCTCGCCGCGGAGGAGGAACGGCTCATCGCCAACGTGCAGGTGATCCTGCCGGGTGGCGAGGTCTGCAGCCCCGGCCGCGAGACGCCGATCCTCCAGCCGACGGCCGACGAGCTCGCCGTCGCCGTCGACGGCAGCGGGCAGGTGCTGCGGGACGCGGTCGACAGCAACGGCGACGACGTACGCGTGCTGACCCGCCCGCTCGAGGACGGCACGGCCGTGCAGACGGTGCGGTCGCTCCAGGAGGTCAACACGACGCTCGACCGGCTCGCCTGGATCCTCGGGCTCGCCTCCGGCCTCGGCGTCCTCCTCGCCGCGCTCACCGGGTGGTACGTCGCTCGCACCACCCTGCGGCCGGTGGAGCGGGTGGCCGACGCCGCCGAGCACGTCGCGGCGACCGACGACCTCTCGGTCCCGCTGACGTACGACGCCGCGGCCGGCGGCGCGCCGCGCGACGAGGTCGCCCGCCTCACGACCGCGTTCAACGCGATGACCACCCGGCTCGCGGCGTCCCGCGCGCGCCAGCAGCAGCTCGTCGTCGACGCCAGCCACGAGCTGCGCACCCCGGTCACCAGCCTCCGCACCCACGTCGAGTGGCTGATGCGGGCCGACGACCGCGGTCGGCCGCTGTCGCCGGAGGAGCGCCGCCGCGTCGGACGCGCCGTGCTCGGGCAGGTGGAGGAGCTGACCGACCTCGTCGCCGAGCTCGGCGAGATCGCACGCGGGGGAGCGGCCGACGCCGTCGTACCGGTCCGGCTGGACGAGGTCGCCCTGCGTGCCGTCGACCGCGCCCAGCGGCGCGATCCCGCGCGACGGCTGGACATCGACGTCGCGCCGGGTTCGCCGGTCGCCGGCGACCCGGCGGCGCTGGAGCGCGCGGTGGTGAACCTGCTCGACAACGCCCTGAAGTTCTCCGACGGCCCGGTCGGGCTCTCGGTCCGCGACCAGGCGGTCACGGTCAGCGACCGCGGGCCGGGCCTCCCCGCGGAGGAGCGGGCGGCGGCGTTCGAGCGGTTCTGGCGGTCGGCCGGTGCGCGCGAGCTGCCGGGCTCCGGCCTCGGGCTCGCGATCGTGGCCGACGTCGCGGAGCGGCACGGAGGTGCCGCGTTCTTCCGGCCCCGCGCCGGAGGCGGGAGCGAGGTCGGGTTCACGGTCGGAGCCCCCGTCGGCGCCCCGGTTGCCGTCCCCGCGCGCTGA
- a CDS encoding SRPBCC family protein — translation MTTTPTDTTVRREITVAVPVERAFAVFTERFGDIKPREHNIMESPIVETVLEPRVGGHIYDRAEDGSECRWSRVLAFEPPHRLVFSWDIDLQWSLETDPEKCSEVEVSFEPEGDGTRVVLEHRHLDRHGEGWASMSAGVGDEAGWPLYLERFAALV, via the coding sequence ATGACCACCACCCCCACCGACACCACCGTCCGCCGCGAGATCACCGTCGCCGTACCGGTCGAGCGAGCCTTCGCCGTGTTCACCGAACGCTTCGGCGACATCAAGCCGCGCGAGCACAACATCATGGAGAGCCCGATCGTCGAGACGGTGCTCGAGCCCCGCGTGGGCGGCCACATCTACGACCGCGCCGAGGACGGCTCGGAGTGCCGCTGGTCCCGGGTCCTCGCGTTCGAGCCACCGCACCGGCTGGTGTTCTCCTGGGACATCGACCTCCAGTGGAGCCTCGAGACCGACCCGGAGAAGTGCAGCGAGGTCGAGGTGAGCTTCGAGCCCGAGGGCGACGGCACGCGCGTCGTCCTGGAGCACCGCCACCTCGACCGCCACGGCGAGGGCTGGGCCAGCATGAGCGCGGGCGTCGGCGACGAGGCCGGCTGGCCGCTCTACCTGGAGCGGTTCGCCGCCCTCGTCTGA
- a CDS encoding alkaline phosphatase D family protein produces MSASPTRSAGPAAKAAIGRRGFVGGAGAAAVLLGTGAIPGEAAAVRSAAARTAARDYPFTLGVASGDPLPNSVVLWTRLATDPLAADGSGGMPPRPVGVAYEVAEDERFRRVVKRGAVTATPALGHSVHPEVWGLRPSTVYYFRFRVGGHISPVGRTRTAPSLDARNAAVSFAFASCARWDQGFYTAYGHLANEDLDLVVHLGDYLYEYGINATGGARNQPMGPEFAGETTDLARYRLQYGLYKSDPNLMAAHASAPFVVTPDDHEVENNWADEIPEASSQSQGELWMPRRTAAFQAYYENLPFRAGSVPSGADMQIYRKLSYGTLLDFNVLDTRQYRDDQPYGDGSDVPGPESTDPSKSMMGLAQEKWLLDNFARSRARWQVLANQAPMAETDQDATDGKLLFMDPWDGYVANRERILGGARDRGVDNLVVITGDRHQNYASNLLLDYDDPSSPVVGSEFVGTSITSGGDGADMTPGGENLLAANPHLKFFNSQRGYVRCKVTREEWRSDYRVIPYVTRPDAPVSTRATWVVENGVPGVQLASEGAVVGRRRSATEKSEAELDVRRARAGR; encoded by the coding sequence ATGTCCGCATCCCCCACGCGCTCGGCCGGCCCGGCCGCGAAGGCCGCCATCGGGCGCCGCGGCTTCGTCGGCGGCGCCGGCGCGGCCGCCGTACTCCTCGGCACCGGCGCCATCCCCGGCGAGGCCGCGGCCGTCCGCTCGGCTGCCGCCCGCACCGCCGCCCGCGACTACCCGTTCACGCTCGGGGTCGCGTCCGGCGACCCGCTGCCCAACTCGGTCGTGCTCTGGACCCGGCTGGCCACCGACCCGCTCGCCGCCGACGGCTCCGGCGGGATGCCGCCCCGGCCGGTCGGCGTCGCCTACGAGGTCGCCGAGGACGAGCGCTTCCGCCGGGTCGTGAAGCGCGGCGCCGTCACGGCCACGCCCGCGCTCGGTCACTCGGTGCACCCGGAGGTGTGGGGCCTGCGCCCCTCGACCGTCTACTACTTCCGGTTCCGGGTCGGCGGCCACATCAGCCCGGTCGGCCGCACGAGGACGGCGCCCTCGCTCGACGCCCGCAACGCGGCCGTGTCGTTCGCGTTCGCCAGCTGCGCCCGCTGGGACCAGGGCTTCTACACCGCCTACGGCCACCTGGCGAACGAGGATCTGGACCTGGTCGTCCACCTCGGCGACTACCTCTACGAGTACGGCATCAACGCCACCGGCGGCGCACGCAACCAGCCGATGGGCCCGGAGTTCGCGGGCGAGACCACCGACCTGGCTCGCTACCGGCTCCAGTACGGCCTCTACAAGAGCGACCCGAACCTGATGGCCGCGCACGCGTCGGCGCCGTTCGTCGTCACGCCCGACGACCACGAGGTCGAGAACAACTGGGCGGACGAGATCCCCGAGGCGTCCAGCCAGAGCCAGGGCGAGCTGTGGATGCCGCGCCGTACCGCCGCGTTCCAGGCCTACTACGAGAACCTGCCGTTCCGCGCCGGCTCGGTGCCGAGCGGCGCCGACATGCAGATCTACCGCAAGCTGTCCTACGGCACCCTGCTCGACTTCAACGTCCTGGACACCCGGCAGTACCGCGACGACCAGCCGTACGGCGACGGCAGCGACGTGCCCGGCCCGGAGAGCACCGACCCCTCGAAGTCGATGATGGGCCTGGCGCAGGAGAAGTGGCTGCTCGACAACTTCGCGCGGTCGCGGGCCCGGTGGCAGGTGCTGGCCAACCAGGCGCCGATGGCGGAGACCGACCAGGACGCGACCGACGGCAAGCTGCTCTTCATGGACCCGTGGGACGGCTACGTCGCCAACCGCGAGCGGATCCTCGGCGGGGCCCGCGACCGCGGCGTCGACAACCTCGTCGTGATCACCGGCGACCGGCACCAGAACTACGCGAGCAACCTGCTCCTCGACTACGACGACCCCTCGTCGCCGGTCGTGGGCAGCGAGTTCGTCGGCACGTCGATCACGAGCGGCGGCGACGGCGCCGACATGACGCCGGGCGGTGAGAACCTGCTCGCCGCCAACCCGCACCTGAAGTTCTTCAACTCCCAGCGCGGCTACGTCCGCTGCAAGGTGACCCGCGAGGAGTGGCGCAGCGACTACCGGGTGATCCCGTACGTCACCCGCCCCGACGCGCCGGTCTCGACGCGCGCCACCTGGGTCGTCGAGAACGGCGTCCCCGGCGTGCAGCTCGCGAGCGAGGGCGCGGTCGTGGGCCGGCGCCGCAGCGCGACCGAGAAGTCGGAGGCCGAGCTCGACGTACGGAGGGCGCGGGCGGGGCGCTGA
- a CDS encoding GDSL-type esterase/lipase family protein: MLALAAGAAATYGVVAGGKALIERQVAYTRSITGTPLGWAAPNADGRYGDRYQRELLRIVVVGDSVAAGLGATLPSHTVGARVARRVARHARRPVRLRTVARIGAESRDLAGQLAHFGPAYRPDLAIVVVGGNDVLHRVPAEESGRNLAACVRSLQERGAAVVVGTCPDLGALKQVPQPLRTLASIASRQVAAAQARAVAPLGVEVVDLARVVGPFFLAHPEEMFALDRFHPSSLGYQRTARAMVPAALRAIDARGGPIRPAG, from the coding sequence GTGCTCGCCCTCGCGGCGGGCGCGGCCGCGACGTACGGCGTGGTCGCCGGCGGCAAGGCCCTGATCGAGCGGCAGGTCGCCTACACGCGCAGCATCACCGGGACGCCGCTCGGCTGGGCGGCGCCCAATGCCGACGGGCGGTACGGCGACCGCTACCAGCGCGAGCTGCTCCGCATCGTCGTGGTCGGCGACTCAGTGGCGGCCGGCCTCGGCGCGACCCTCCCGTCGCACACCGTCGGCGCCCGGGTCGCCCGCCGGGTCGCGCGGCACGCGAGGCGGCCGGTCCGGCTGCGCACCGTCGCGCGGATCGGTGCCGAGTCGCGCGACCTCGCCGGGCAGCTGGCCCACTTCGGCCCGGCCTACCGGCCCGACCTCGCGATCGTGGTCGTCGGCGGCAACGACGTGCTCCACCGGGTGCCGGCCGAGGAGAGCGGCCGCAACCTCGCCGCCTGCGTGCGGAGCCTCCAGGAGCGGGGAGCGGCGGTGGTCGTCGGCACCTGCCCCGACCTCGGCGCGCTCAAGCAGGTGCCGCAGCCGCTGCGCACGCTCGCCTCGATCGCCTCCCGCCAGGTCGCCGCCGCCCAGGCGCGCGCGGTCGCGCCGCTCGGCGTCGAGGTCGTCGACCTCGCTCGCGTGGTCGGGCCGTTCTTCCTGGCGCACCCGGAGGAGATGTTCGCGCTGGACCGCTTCCACCCGAGCTCCCTGGGCTACCAGCGCACCGCGCGGGCGATGGTGCCCGCCGCCCTGCGGGCGATCGACGCTCGTGGTGGTCCGATCCGTCCTGCGGGCTGA